The region ACGAAACTCGAACCGGACGGCTTGATATTCGTCACACAATATTTGTAAGCGCCGAAAATACAGCAGACTTTCAGACTACCACTGGAATTCTTAGAATTCTTGAAAATGATGGAAACAAAGATGATCTGTTGGCTTTCCTTGAAGAAAGGATGCTCCCCGCTGACAGTATTGAGGCAGAACGCATTGTTGACGAGATACTCAACACCCCGCCAGCCGTAGGATATCTTACGATATCGAATGCGTTGCAATGGCGGTTACAATATCGGCGAGTCATCGACATCGCAGGAGACGTTGAAGGCGTTATACGGGTTTTTTGATTGTGGTGAACGTATTGCCATATAAAACAATAGAAAAAACAGAATTTGGTGATTGGCAAACCCCGTTGCCTCTTGCAAAAGAAATATGTGCTTTGATCACTCAAAAAGTTCAACCCCGGTCTGTTTTTGAGCCAAATTGCGGAAAAGGCGCGTTCCTTCATGCTGCAATGGAGTCTTGCACTGAAGCCGTTGAATTTGTTGGTTTGGAAATCAACAAAAAATATGTTGATGAAGTCCGTTCGATAGAATCAGGTATGTTAACGGTAATCCATGACGATTTTTTTTCTTGTTCTTTAGAAAACATCATTCAAAAGTTACCTGAACCGTTGCTTGTGATAGGCAATCCTCCTTGGGTTACCAATTCTGAACTGACGCGAATCCGTAGCGAGAATCTCCCCAACAAAACAAACTTTAATGGTGTGAGTGGAATTGATGCCATTACAGGAAAAAGTAATTTTGATATTTCGGAATGGATGCTGATTCAGGAGGTTGAAGCATTGCAAGGGAAAGATGCTCTCCTCGCAATGCTTTGCAAGACAGCAGTTGCAAGAAAAGTTATTTTATTCATGTTGAAAAAAGCGTTTGATTTTTCAGAGGTGGAAATCCGAAAAATAGACGCGCAAAAATTTTTTCGCGTTGCCGTTGATGCTTGTTTGTTTGTTGTTCGTTTTCTGCCGAAACAGCAGTGTCAGCATTCAGATTGTCGAATTTATTTGTCTCTCAAATCGAACATTCCCTCCGATGTTCTTGGAATGCGCAATGGCCGGCTCGTTACAGATGTTGAGACCGTTGATCGATTTCAAGACGTCCTCGCGCTGAATGCAACAGACTTTACATGGCGTTCAGGGGTTAAGCACGATTGTTCTAAAGTCATGGAATTGTTTGTTCAATCAGATGGGCGACTCAAGAACGGCTTTAAGGATTATGTTGATATAGAGGACGCATTGCTGTATCCGATGTTGAAAAGTTCTGATTTGGCGAATGGTCGAACTCGCGAAATCCACAGACGTATGCTTATTACTCAGCAGAGCGTAGGCAGCGATACAAAAAGTATTCAATATTTGTATCCAAAAATGTGGCATTATCTAAATGAACACGCCGAAAAATTAAATAATCGGAGAAGCAGTATCTATAAAAATCGACCTCCGTTTTCCATTTTTGGCGTAGGAGATTATTCATTTAAACCGTGGAAAGTCGCAATTTCCGGTCTGTATAAAAAATTACAATTCAGCATCATTGGCCCCTATGAAGGAAAGCCTGTTGTCGTTGACGATACTTGTTATTTTTTATCTTGTGAATCAGAAGAAGAGGCGAATGTTATCGGGAGTATTTTTGCATCAAAAGTTGTTCAAGATATTTTGATTGCGCACATTTTTTGGGACTCTAAGCGTCCGATCACTAGAGATATTCTAAGTATTATTGATATTCCTGCTGCTGCACGAAGAATTGGCTGTTTTGAGGCGCTTGTCAAAGTTTGTCGAAGCCTCTCGCATCATAAACAGTCAGACCTTTTTGCAATGCGTTTTTAATTACAGTCCGAATGATGGTGTTTTTCTCTTCGCAGCAGCGCTGCGGAGGCGAGGGCGCAGGGCAAGGCGACGGCGAGGCATAGCCAGATTGCGTTTGCGTATGATCCCGTCAGATCATAAATGCGTCCGCCGATCCACGGGCCTGCGACGCCGGATGCGCCATACACCAAAAATACAATCGGATACAAATCATTGACGCGCCCGCTTCCATATTGGGCGGCGATGTGGGCGGCGTATAACACAAAACAGGCGCCAAATGAAAAGCCGATCAGGGCGATGCAAACCAGGTAGGCGCCGTAGGAAAACATGAGTTGCAGCGCGAGCGAGGATGCGCCCAATAACAACAGCGACAATGGAATCGCCGTCCAACCGATGCGGTCATAAATCGCGCCCCATAACACCCGCCCGCTGATGTTGCCCACCGCGAAGATGCTGATGGCGAATGCCGATTGGGCTGAGGTATAGCCCTCATACAGCCCCAGCGGTTTGAGGTTGGCGATGATTAACAAGCCGCCGAACGTGCCGGCGAACATGCCCAGCGACATGGCGATGAAGGTGGGTGACGCGACCAATTGACGCAGCGGCGCCTGGTTGAGCGATTGGGCTTCGGTTTGCTTTTTTATTTTGGGAAGGCGAAGCGCACAGGCCGCCAGCGCAGTCAACAGCGCCGAAGCGGCGCCGATGGCGAGCAAGACGTTCAGTACCTCCATGCCGCCGTCGATGAGGCGCTGCGCAACGAAGGCGACGATGATCGAGCCGCCGCCGAAGCCCGCCACTGCGACGCCGGTGATGAGGCCTTTATAGGCGGGGTGCCACTGGATGCACACGGTGATCGCGCTGAGGTAGCCCAGGCCGATGCCCGCGCCCACCATGACGCCGGCGCCCAACAGCAATAGCCAGAAATTGCCCGCCGAAAACGAGGCGAGCCAATAGCCGCCGCCGAACAATCCCGCGCAGGCCAACGAACACGCCCGCGGGCTCCACACGGTGAGCAAGCGCCCGCCGCCGACCATCGAGATGGTGAAAGATGTAATGGTCAGCCCGAAGATCAGCCCCAGTTGCGCGGCGGTCAGGTGGTAGCCTTCGATCAAGGGCGGCGTGTAAACGCTCCAGGCGTAAATGCCCCCCAAACATGACTGTATGATGAACGAAGCGATGACGACGTTGATTGACGTGGGGAAAAAAAATCTCATGCAATGCCTTTGTCGGATTAAAAAATGAACCCGGATTGTGCTTCATTCTGTCTATTCATTCAAGATGATGGGGTTGTATTTATGTCTTGAAATTTTAGGGAATTGTTCAACATCGGGAATAAAAATCAGCAGAGGCTGGGATTGGGGTATTGTGACTTCGGTTCTGAAAATTAGAGGAATTGAAACACTTTGATGCCAACCAGCGTAAATCACTAACAAGTGCAAGAGAAAGAGCGGCGGCGTGAAGATCGCTCCGTTACTGAGTGTTGTTTAGACCGTTGAAATCGTTTAGAGTTATGTTTTCAGAGCCAAAGACATCATAATGCATTTTTGGGGAGCCAAACCCATCTCAATCGCCGCTGGATGGCGCATACTCGTTGTCGAAACGCCGCCCGTAAGGAAAAGGGACGAATGAATAACCGAATCCTCACCGCAGCCGCACTTGTAATCGTATTCGCCATTGGAATCCACACTGTGGGCTTCGCCCAGCCCGACAGCGCCACCCAGGCCGTAAGTGGGGCGTTGACGGGGGATGAAGGCGAACAAGGCATGACCCTGTTCAACCTGTTGCAGACTGGCGGGTGGGTGATGGCAGTGTTGGCGGCGCTGTCGATTTTGACGCTGACGCTGGTGATTTATTACTTCACGATCCTAACCGAAGGGCGCTTGTTGCCGGGTGATTTTGTCACGCAATTGCGCAACTTCGCCCGCGACCAGAAACTCGAAGAAATTTCGCGTCTGTGCCGCCGTTCGCGGGGTATGCTCGCAAAAGTCGTATTGGCGGGCGTGAATAGGGCGCCCAACGACCCCACCGCCGTCAGCGCGGCGATGGAAGCGGTCGGCAAGCGTGAGGCGCAGGGGCTGATGCGCAAGGTGCGCTATTTGTCTGACGTCGCCACTGTGGCGCCAATGTTGGGGCTGCTGGGGACAGTGCTCGGGATGATTCAGGCGTTTAATTTCATTGCGTTCGATATCAGCGCGGTGAAGCCGGTCGCGTTGGCTAGCGCGGTCGCGCAGGCGCTGGTAACGACCGCCGCCGGGTTGATTGTGGCGATTCCCAGCATGGGCTTCTACTTCTTTTTCCGCAGCCGCCTGGAAGGCATCATCGGGCGGGTGGAGGAAATCGCGTCCGAAACCGCTGACCAGATCGCCCATCCACCGCAATCCACTGCGCGCAAGACGGTGCGAAAAACCACCACCGCGCGCGCCAAGAAAACCACGGCCTAAAGGGAAAACGCAGGCATGAACCTATTACCGAAAGAAGCCAGCGAAGAGCCGGTCATCCCGATGGCGCCGATGATCGACATCATCTTTTTGCTGCTGATCTTTTTTATCACGACTTCGATTTTCGCCCGGCTCGAAAATGAATTGTCGATTACCGTGCCGACGGCGGAATCATCGGTCCCGCCCAAGCGCGACCTGGGCGAATTGATCGTCAACGTCAAAGACGACGGCTCGATCATCGTTAATCAAAAACAAATTACCATCGACCAACTCGGTTTGCTGGTTTCGCGCATCGCCAAACAGTTTCCCGACCAGTCAGTCATCATTCGCGGCGACCGGGGAACCCGGTTTGAAGACGCGGTATCAATCTTAGACGTGTGCGCGAAATCCGGCGTATGGAACGTATCGTTTGCGGCGCTGCCGCCCGAAGAAGGTGAAGCCGTCGGCGGCTGAACATTCGCCCCGGTTGCTGGATCGACGTTATGAAATCAACTCCAAGGCATATTCATCGAATGGCTCTTCATTGCTGCGCGGCGCTGTTGGCGGCGCTGGCGATGTGTGCGGTTGCCTCTGCGCAAAACGCCGCAGGCGAGGCGGTACTGTCGGCGTCGCAACAAGCGCGGATCGAGCAGCAAGACCTCGATTTCGCCGACGGCTTATATCAACGCGGTATGTTCGAGAGCGCGGCGCGTCATTATGAGGAGTTCATCGACAAGCACTCACAATCGAGCAACCGTGAACTGGCTATGTTTCGCCAGGCCGAGTCGCTCTATCAACATGCGACCAAAATTCTCGACGGCGACCCGCTCAACGGCAACCTGTTTTATATTGACGCCCGCAGCATCTTGCAGGCGCTGATTGAAGAGTTCCCAAACGGCGCCAAACGCTTCGACGCCCGCATGAGGCTGGGCGAGATCGGCTACAAGATCGGCGACGCCGAAGGCGGCCTGCCGCACTTGGAATACGTCGTTAAAGAAGCGAAGGAACCGACGGTGATCGAGTCGGCGCTGTTTTATGCGGCGCGTTGCTATGACCGCCTGGGGCAAAATCCCAAAGCGGAAACCAATTACAAACGCATTCGCGAGCAATACCGCAAAGGCGCATTTGGAGCGTTCGCTTCGTTTCTGCTGGGTGAATTGCTGTCAAAACAAGACCGCTTAGACGAAGCCGTCCCCGTACTCAATCACCTCTGGCAAAATCAAAACGACTATCAAATTCCCGAAGGCTCCGGCCTCATTGGCGACGCGCAATTGCTCGCGGCGCAATTGCTGTACAAACAAGACCGCTATACCGAAGCCGCAAACGCCTACCGCGCCTTCGCTGAATCCAGCCCGGACGGCTCCCAAAAAGCGCGGGCGCAATACGGCGCCGCCTGGGCCGAATATCAACAACAAAACTACCCCGCCGCGCTGACCATCGCCGCGCAATTGAAGCGCCAGTTTCTGCCCGCCGATATGGTGCCCGGCATCTTGTTTTTGCAGGGCGCCTGTTCGTATCAGAAAAAAACCTACCAGGACGCCATCAGCTATTTTCGCGAGACGATTGCCAACCCCGACGCGGGCGAATACCGCGACCGCGCCTGGTATCAACTGGCGTGGTCGTATTATCTGGCGGGCGATTATTCGCAGACGGAAGTCGAGTGCCGCAACCTACTGCGCATTGGCTCCACGCCGGATGTCGCCGCCAAGTTGCATTTTCTTTTAGGACAGGCGTACGCGCAGCAAGAAAAATACGAAACCGCCGCCGAGGAATTGATGAAGGTCGAGTTGCTCGACCCGGCCAGCGACTTCTGCGAAGACGCGCTCTATCTGTTGGCGGACTTGCTCTACCGCGCAGAGCAATACAGCCGCGCCAGCCATGAGTTTGCGCGGTATTACAAGAAATACCCGGATTCAGAACGCACCCGGCAGTCTTTGGTTTGGGCGACCAACGCCGCCTTCGCCGCCAAAGATTATGCGAACGCGATTGATCTCGCCGAGCAATTAATGCGCACCTATCCTGATATCCCGTCGCTGCACGATTTGCTCTATCGCAAAGCGCTGGCGCAATACCATCTCAAACAATTAGACGACGCGCTCGATACGCTGCTCATGCTGTCGCAATCCGACCGCAGCGAAGAACGTAAGCCCGAAGCGCTCTACTGGCAGGCGTACATCTATGAGATGAAACAAAACCTGACGCGGGCGTCCAGCGTCTACGGCGAGTTGTTGGAGCGCTACCCGCAATTCGGCAATAACGACGAGGTGCGGTTGCGCAAGGCGTTCTGCGACTATCAGGACGAAAAATTCGACGAAGCCTACGACGGCTTTCGCTTGTTGCTCGATAGTCCCAAACAGAAAGACGTCCCCGTCGAGATCGGCTTCTGGATGATCGTTTACGCCGACGAAGCCGAACGCCATGAAGACGCGCTGCAAGTGGCGGAGGCGCTGTTGAAAATCCACCAGAAAGATGACGTGCAAGAACGCGCCCGAATCGCCCAAGGCAATCAACTGATCGCCCTGCAAAAATGGGCGCAAGCGAAACTAAGCGCCGAAGCATTCTTGAAGACATTTCCCGATAGTTTATTCAAGCCGGAAATTCACTGGGTGCTGGCCAAGGCGCTTGAAGGCCTCGGCGAGAGCGATAAGGCCGCCCAATATTTTGAAGAAAGCCTGTTGCAGTTGCAGGCGATGGCCAATCCCGACCCCGATTTTGAAGCCAAGATTTACGTCGATATGGGCCGAGTGTTGGACTCGCAAAACAAACGCAAAGAAGCGCTGGACGCTTTTCTGCGCGTCGCCATCTTGTTTGACCATCCCCGCCTGACGCCGGAAGCGATGTACCGCGCCATTCGCTGCCACCTCGCTGACGAACAGACCAGTGAAGCCGCGACGTTGATGGATGAACTGGTCGAAAAATATCCTGACTCGCAATGGGGCCGCCGCGCGCGCGAAGAATTTCAATCGCTGGCGCAACCGGCGCCCTAAAACGGAAGACTGATGTCTCAAGCCGCTTATTCGCCCACATGGAACGCCGCCGCATCGCGACGCTCAACCGCTGACCGTTTTTTGGTTGTTGCGTTGGTTGCATCGTTGGCGCTGCATGGCGGGTTTGTATTGTGGTCGTATTTCAAAATCGTCAATGTCGCCCAACAGGCGCAAGACGACCTCGAAACCTTGTTCAAAGTGAACCTCGACCAGCTGACGTCGAGTAACTTCGTTTCGCGGCCCAACCAACGTCAATTGATCGAAGAACGCGAGCGCGTATTAGAGCAAGAAGTGATTGAACGGGCCGAAGCGCGGCAACGGGCCGTTGAAGGCGCCATCTCACAGATGGGGGTTCCATTTGACGGCGACGTGCCCTCCAGCCAGGGATCATCGTCTGATTTATTTATTGACGACCGCTCGGCGCAAAACCTGGTCACCTCCGAGCTGGGCAAAGCCTCGGTAATGGATTTTGAAGATGACGCAGGCGTTAACTCGATCATGGACAACGTCGCGCCCATCCCGAAGATGGCGCTGTTGGGACGCGGCACCGGTTCAGGACGCAGCCTGCTGGCGAACCTGCCGCCGCCCGTGTTGGACGACCAGCCTGCCGTGCAGCGCTCGATGGAAAACGACATCCTGGCGCAAACCGCGCCGCCCGTCCCCGATGTGGAAGCCGAAGACCCGCCCATCATCCTGCCGCCGGTGACGGAACTGCTGCCATCGCCTGATCTCATAAAACCCAGCGACTTCAAGTCAACGCTGCCGTCTGAAGAAGCCGCCAAACAGGCGATCGAAGAACGCTTTGTGAAATTAGACGACCTGCTCGACGTGGAGTTGAAAACCTATCATCACATCGGCGGCGACGGGTATTTCATGCTGCGGTTGCGTCCCAAAGGCGCCGACGACCGCTTGCGCGTCTTGCCCAAAGACGTGGTGTTTGTGCTCGACGCCTCACGCAGTATGGGCAGCCGCCGCTTGCGTACGATCAAGGGTGAAGTGAACGACATGCTGGGGCGGATGCGCGAGGGCGACCGCTTTAACGTGGTCGGTTTCAAAGGCCGGGTCGATTTGTTTACCGAAACCCTGGCGCCGGTCAGCCCCGATTCGATTCAGCAAGCAAAAGAGTTTCTCATTGATCTCGACTCGTCAGGCCACACCGATATTTATCGCTCGATGGAGCCGCTGGTCAAACTCGGCGTCGAGCGCGCCCGCCCGTTGATTCTATTATTGTTCAGCGACGGCCGCCCGTCGGTGGGCGTGGTCAATAGCCGCAAGATCATCAACAACCTGACTCAATATCGCGGGCCGAGTACGTCGATATTTTGCGTAGGCAGCGGGATGCAGATCAACCGCTACCTGCTCGACATGCTAGCGTTTCGCAACCGCGGCCTGGTCGCGTTTGAACCCGAGCGCGAGGGCCTGCCGCAAGTCATTCAATCGGTTTATGGATATGTGGAAGACCCTGTCTTGTTGCGGGTCGAGGCGGACTTTGGCTTCCTCGATAAAAGCGAAGTGTTCCCCAAACGGCTGCCGGACTTATTTCTCAAAGGCGAGTTGCGAATCTGGGGGCGCTTGCAGCAGCAGGATTACATCACCGTTCGCATCACCGGCGAAGCGTTTGACGAACAGAAAGAAACCATCCTGCGCCTGCCGGTGCCAGAGATCGACAACGCCACCTTTGAAGTCGCCCGCCAATGGGCGCTGCATAAAATTTATGACCTGATCGGGCGCATGGTCGAAGAAGGCGAAACGCCGCAAATTTTGCAAGAAATCCAGTCCATCAGCGACACCTACAACGTCGTCACTCCCTACTCAGAACAAATCGACTAGCGCTTTTTTACGACTTGTTACAAAACATTTTTCTAAATTTTCGATTTACTTGTACGATTATTTGTGAGACAATCAATCGGATGACTCATTTTTTAGATTGCTTTACACAATTGGGAGGTCGAATCAAATGCGTAAATCGGGTTTTACATTGATTGAATTACTCATTGTCGTCGCCATTATTGGAATTTTGGCTGCGATTGCCGTCCCCAACTTTTTAAACGCCCAAATCCGCGCCAAGGTCGCCCGGTCTCAGGCCGATATGCGGTCAACGCTGACCGCCGTTGAACAGATGCGCCTCGAGCGCGGCTTGATGCTCGTTGACTTCTGGGACGACGACACCGACTGGGGCAAAAAGCGAATGGCTGAAGATTTTGGCGGCGTGGGCGACGTGGGAGAAGCAAATCGCCGTCAGGTTCATGTGTTGGCGCCGCTCACCAGTCCGATTTCGTATATGAGTTCCGTCCCGCAAGATCCATTCGCGCCCAACTCTCTTGAAAGCGCATCCGGCGGACACTCTGAACGCTTTGGAATCTCAGGCAATGATGTGTATTACTACGCTGATTTTGATATGCAATCTGATAGCGGCGGCTACGGCGGAACTCAATATAACCCGCCCTTCAAAAAAGGCGATTACATTTTGATGGCGTTTGGGCCGGCGTCGGCGGAGGTGTATGCGACAAACGGCATCCGCTTCGGCATCCCTTATGACGTGTCGAACGGCACTCATAGCATTGGCGATATTATGATGAAATCCGGCGGCGGGACAGTGCGTTCTGACGGTCGCTAAACGCGAGACAAGTGAATGAAAACTCAAAGCGGGCGTACAATGCGTCCGCTTTTTTATTTAGAGCGTTTGTCATAAATATGTGCGTAAAGCGCGCCCGTAGCCTGCCTGCCGCAGGCAGGGGATCAGCGATAGATACCGTTACGTAAACTCAACCCGCACAGTATTCGGGCATATTGAAAATTGACGAACCAATCAGGCATGGGTGCAACTCTGGGAGCGCCTGTGCATAAGGGCCTGAAAGCCCGCACTGAAGCGAGCAGAGTTGTACCCATGCCTATGAAATGGCTTCAAGGAATCTTCTCACTTTGTGAAAAAGTATCCAAATAACGGAAGAACTATAAAAAAAACTCCTCCCTCAAAAATGGCTTGAGAGAGGAGCCTTAAAAGTTGAATAAATCGTTGCACGAATACGGCTACGGTGCGTCTTTATGAGACTTCGCTCAGTGGAATCCCTAAGGCGTTTGCGACCCCTTCACCATAGGCGGGGTCTGCTTTCAGGCAGTTTCCAATATGGCGAACCTTAATCTCTTTCGGAGCATCACCCATTGCGCGCGCCGTATTCTCGAATAGCGCTTTTTGCTGCTCCGGTTTAAACATACGGAACAATGCGCCAGGTTGCGAGAAGTAATCGTCGTCATCTTCACGATGGCTCCAATGGTCCGCCGCGCCTTCGAGGTTGAGAGGCGGTTCCTTTGATTCTGGTTGTTCCTGCCACTCACCATAACTGTTCGGCTCATAGCCCAACGTGCCGCCGTAGTTATCGTCTACGCGCATGGAGCCGTCGCGGTGGTAACTATGAAATGGACAACGCGCCTTATTAACCGGAATCAATTGATGATTGACTCCAAGGCGGTAGCGTTGCGCGTCTCCATAAGAAAATAATCTTCCTTGAAGCATTTTATCGGGAGAAAACCCGATCCCGGGAACGATGTTGGCGGGATTGAAAGCCGATTGTTCAACCTCAGCGAAATAATTTTCCGGGTTTTTATTTAATTCCAACACGCCAACGTCAATCAGGGGGAAGTCTTTATGCGACCATACTTTGGTCAGGTCAAATGGATTAAATGGGCATTTCGCCGCATCGCTCTCTGACATGATCTGAATCTTCATGTTCCATTTTGGATACTCGCCTTTTTCGATGTTGTCAAACAAGTCGCGTTGGTGGCTTTCTCGGCATTGACCAATCAAGGTTTGGGCTTCGGCGTCAGTGAGGGTTTGAATTCCTTGCTGGGTTTTCAAATGAAACTTCACCCAATTGCGCTCCCCGTTGGCGTTAATCATACTAAATGTATGGCTCCCATAGCCGTTCATGTGGCGGTATGAGGAGGGAATGCCCCGTTCGCTCATGGTGATGGTTACCTGATGCAACGCTTCGGGCAGCGATGTCCAAAAGTCCCAATTGTTGCGGGCGCTTCTTAAATTGGTTTTTGGGTCGCGCTTCACGGCGTGATTCAAATCAGGAAATTTAAGCGGATCGCGTAGAAAAAAGACCGGCGTGTTGTTTCCAACCAGGTCCCAGTTTCCTTCTTCGGTATAAAATTTAATGGCGAATCCGCGAATATCACGCTCTGCGTCAGCGGCGCCGCGTTCGCCTGCGACGGTTGAAAAGCGTACGAATAAATCGGTTTTTTTTCCGATCTCAGAAAATATGTTTGCTTTTGTGTACTTGCTTATGTCATGCGTTACCGTAAACGCGCCATACGCGCCAGACCCTTTCGCATGCATCCGCCGTTCTGGAATCACTTCCCGGTCAAAATGGGCGAGTTTTTCCAGAAACCATACATCCTGCAAAAGCATCGGCCCACGCGGCCCTGCGGTCATTGCGTTCTGATTGTCAGGAACAGGCGCTCCCGCCATCGTTGTGAGTTTTTTCTTGTCGTTCATTTCTTTTTTCCAATCTACCTATCGTTGTCGGACTCATTTGTGATGCAACAGTATTTTACAGTTTGCTCTCATAAAACGAGTGGATGCGTAACCCGGTATTCCGTGGTCGCAATACGCGCTTAATAAGAATTGTTCTTAATTAGGAAAAATAACACACTTGGGTGGGAATGTAAAGTAGAAAGTTTAAAAAAGGTTGATCCCGTCAGTGAGTACTTACATTGATGGATGGCCAGAATTTTGTTTAAGAAAACGTATTCGGGCATATTGAAAATTGACGAACCAATCAGGCATGGGTGCAACTCTGGGAGCGCCTGTGCAAAAGGGCCTGAAAGCCCGCACTGAAGCAAGCAGAGTTGTACCCATGCCTATGAAATGGCTTCAAGGAATCTTCTCACTTTGTGAAAAAG is a window of Candidatus Hinthialibacter antarcticus DNA encoding:
- a CDS encoding biopolymer transporter ExbD yields the protein MNLLPKEASEEPVIPMAPMIDIIFLLLIFFITTSIFARLENELSITVPTAESSVPPKRDLGELIVNVKDDGSIIVNQKQITIDQLGLLVSRIAKQFPDQSVIIRGDRGTRFEDAVSILDVCAKSGVWNVSFAALPPEEGEAVGG
- a CDS encoding tetratricopeptide repeat protein — translated: MALHCCAALLAALAMCAVASAQNAAGEAVLSASQQARIEQQDLDFADGLYQRGMFESAARHYEEFIDKHSQSSNRELAMFRQAESLYQHATKILDGDPLNGNLFYIDARSILQALIEEFPNGAKRFDARMRLGEIGYKIGDAEGGLPHLEYVVKEAKEPTVIESALFYAARCYDRLGQNPKAETNYKRIREQYRKGAFGAFASFLLGELLSKQDRLDEAVPVLNHLWQNQNDYQIPEGSGLIGDAQLLAAQLLYKQDRYTEAANAYRAFAESSPDGSQKARAQYGAAWAEYQQQNYPAALTIAAQLKRQFLPADMVPGILFLQGACSYQKKTYQDAISYFRETIANPDAGEYRDRAWYQLAWSYYLAGDYSQTEVECRNLLRIGSTPDVAAKLHFLLGQAYAQQEKYETAAEELMKVELLDPASDFCEDALYLLADLLYRAEQYSRASHEFARYYKKYPDSERTRQSLVWATNAAFAAKDYANAIDLAEQLMRTYPDIPSLHDLLYRKALAQYHLKQLDDALDTLLMLSQSDRSEERKPEALYWQAYIYEMKQNLTRASSVYGELLERYPQFGNNDEVRLRKAFCDYQDEKFDEAYDGFRLLLDSPKQKDVPVEIGFWMIVYADEAERHEDALQVAEALLKIHQKDDVQERARIAQGNQLIALQKWAQAKLSAEAFLKTFPDSLFKPEIHWVLAKALEGLGESDKAAQYFEESLLQLQAMANPDPDFEAKIYVDMGRVLDSQNKRKEALDAFLRVAILFDHPRLTPEAMYRAIRCHLADEQTSEAATLMDELVEKYPDSQWGRRAREEFQSLAQPAP
- a CDS encoding catalase; protein product: MNDKKKLTTMAGAPVPDNQNAMTAGPRGPMLLQDVWFLEKLAHFDREVIPERRMHAKGSGAYGAFTVTHDISKYTKANIFSEIGKKTDLFVRFSTVAGERGAADAERDIRGFAIKFYTEEGNWDLVGNNTPVFFLRDPLKFPDLNHAVKRDPKTNLRSARNNWDFWTSLPEALHQVTITMSERGIPSSYRHMNGYGSHTFSMINANGERNWVKFHLKTQQGIQTLTDAEAQTLIGQCRESHQRDLFDNIEKGEYPKWNMKIQIMSESDAAKCPFNPFDLTKVWSHKDFPLIDVGVLELNKNPENYFAEVEQSAFNPANIVPGIGFSPDKMLQGRLFSYGDAQRYRLGVNHQLIPVNKARCPFHSYHRDGSMRVDDNYGGTLGYEPNSYGEWQEQPESKEPPLNLEGAADHWSHREDDDDYFSQPGALFRMFKPEQQKALFENTARAMGDAPKEIKVRHIGNCLKADPAYGEGVANALGIPLSEVS
- a CDS encoding MotA/TolQ/ExbB proton channel family protein: MNNRILTAAALVIVFAIGIHTVGFAQPDSATQAVSGALTGDEGEQGMTLFNLLQTGGWVMAVLAALSILTLTLVIYYFTILTEGRLLPGDFVTQLRNFARDQKLEEISRLCRRSRGMLAKVVLAGVNRAPNDPTAVSAAMEAVGKREAQGLMRKVRYLSDVATVAPMLGLLGTVLGMIQAFNFIAFDISAVKPVALASAVAQALVTTAAGLIVAIPSMGFYFFFRSRLEGIIGRVEEIASETADQIAHPPQSTARKTVRKTTTARAKKTTA
- a CDS encoding VWA domain-containing protein, whose translation is MSQAAYSPTWNAAASRRSTADRFLVVALVASLALHGGFVLWSYFKIVNVAQQAQDDLETLFKVNLDQLTSSNFVSRPNQRQLIEERERVLEQEVIERAEARQRAVEGAISQMGVPFDGDVPSSQGSSSDLFIDDRSAQNLVTSELGKASVMDFEDDAGVNSIMDNVAPIPKMALLGRGTGSGRSLLANLPPPVLDDQPAVQRSMENDILAQTAPPVPDVEAEDPPIILPPVTELLPSPDLIKPSDFKSTLPSEEAAKQAIEERFVKLDDLLDVELKTYHHIGGDGYFMLRLRPKGADDRLRVLPKDVVFVLDASRSMGSRRLRTIKGEVNDMLGRMREGDRFNVVGFKGRVDLFTETLAPVSPDSIQQAKEFLIDLDSSGHTDIYRSMEPLVKLGVERARPLILLLFSDGRPSVGVVNSRKIINNLTQYRGPSTSIFCVGSGMQINRYLLDMLAFRNRGLVAFEPEREGLPQVIQSVYGYVEDPVLLRVEADFGFLDKSEVFPKRLPDLFLKGELRIWGRLQQQDYITVRITGEAFDEQKETILRLPVPEIDNATFEVARQWALHKIYDLIGRMVEEGETPQILQEIQSISDTYNVVTPYSEQID
- a CDS encoding prepilin-type N-terminal cleavage/methylation domain-containing protein, producing the protein MRKSGFTLIELLIVVAIIGILAAIAVPNFLNAQIRAKVARSQADMRSTLTAVEQMRLERGLMLVDFWDDDTDWGKKRMAEDFGGVGDVGEANRRQVHVLAPLTSPISYMSSVPQDPFAPNSLESASGGHSERFGISGNDVYYYADFDMQSDSGGYGGTQYNPPFKKGDYILMAFGPASAEVYATNGIRFGIPYDVSNGTHSIGDIMMKSGGGTVRSDGR
- a CDS encoding MFS transporter, translated to MRFFFPTSINVVIASFIIQSCLGGIYAWSVYTPPLIEGYHLTAAQLGLIFGLTITSFTISMVGGGRLLTVWSPRACSLACAGLFGGGYWLASFSAGNFWLLLLGAGVMVGAGIGLGYLSAITVCIQWHPAYKGLITGVAVAGFGGGSIIVAFVAQRLIDGGMEVLNVLLAIGAASALLTALAACALRLPKIKKQTEAQSLNQAPLRQLVASPTFIAMSLGMFAGTFGGLLIIANLKPLGLYEGYTSAQSAFAISIFAVGNISGRVLWGAIYDRIGWTAIPLSLLLLGASSLALQLMFSYGAYLVCIALIGFSFGACFVLYAAHIAAQYGSGRVNDLYPIVFLVYGASGVAGPWIGGRIYDLTGSYANAIWLCLAVALPCALASAALLRREKHHHSDCN